The following proteins are encoded in a genomic region of Corticium candelabrum chromosome 19, ooCorCand1.1, whole genome shotgun sequence:
- the LOC134194638 gene encoding large ribosomal subunit protein uL14-like, whose protein sequence is MSKRGEYPLESTRCRGGSSGAKFRISLGLPVGAVVNCADKTGAKNLYIIAVYGIKGRLNRLAAAGCGCMVVATVKKGKPELRKKAQLPTLCTLVHHLALTWLYVMLEQLCLLVMSAVVIRQ, encoded by the exons ATGTCTAAGCGAGGCGAGTATCCGCTTGAATCGACGAGAT GTCGCGGAGGAAGTAGTGGCGCGAAGTTTCGCATTTCTCTTGGTCTTCCAGTGGGCGCCGTCGTCAACTGCGCGGACAAGACGGGAGCGAAGAATCTGTACATTATTGCTGTTTATGGCATTAAGGGAAGGCTGAACAGGCTGGCAGCGGCTGGATGTGGTTGTATGGTGGTCGCTACGGTGAAGAAAGGAAAGCCGGAGTTGAGGAAGAAAG CTCAACTGCCTACGTTGTGCACACTTGTACATCATCTGGCTCTAACGTGGCTCTACGTTATGCTTGAACAACTTTGTCTTCTAGTCATGTCGGCTGTTGTCATACGGCAATGA